A genomic window from Lotus japonicus ecotype B-129 chromosome 1, LjGifu_v1.2 includes:
- the LOC130733916 gene encoding uncharacterized protein LOC130733916, with protein MAEDNSKTNGEGKTPVTEFMTTSSKLTDIKLDGDGENYVEWKYLVAVSLGGMGKDEHLTGSCPTNATAAAKWKMDDKRILALLVNSVDKRTQSVITHCQTVKELWEFLQFIFGKADNLNRIYALLQ; from the coding sequence ATGGCTGAAGACAACTCTAAGACAAATGGTGAAGGGAAGACCCCAGTCACCGAGTTCATGACTACTTCGTCCAAACTCACCGACATCAAGCTTGATGGGGATGGTGAGAACTATGTGGAGTGGAAGTATTTGGTGGCGGTCAGCCTTGGAGGAATGGGAAAAGATGAGCATTTGACGGGGTCTTGTCCTACAAACGCAACGGCAGCGGCGAAATGGAAGATGGATGATAAACGCATTCTGGCGTTATTGGTGAATTCTGTTGATAAGCGGACACAATCTGTGATTACTCATTGTCAAACAGTGAAGGAGTTATGGGAGTTTCTCCAATTTATTTTTGGGAAAGCTGATAATTTGAATCGCATCTATGCTCTGTTGCAGTAG